In the Longimicrobiales bacterium genome, one interval contains:
- the thiS gene encoding sulfur carrier protein ThiS, which yields MSDKIQVRLNGKERGIDGGHTVHTLLESLELHPGMIVVELNKKILERDRYGEFGIQEGDVIELVHFVGGG from the coding sequence GTGAGTGACAAGATCCAGGTGCGGTTGAACGGCAAGGAACGCGGCATCGATGGAGGGCACACGGTTCACACCCTTCTCGAGTCGCTCGAGCTCCACCCCGGAATGATCGTTGTGGAGTTGAACAAGAAGATCCTTGAGCGTGATCGGTACGGTGAATTCGGCATCCAGGAAGGTGATGTGATCGAACTCGTCCACTTCGTGGGCGGTGGCTGA